Proteins found in one Micropterus dolomieu isolate WLL.071019.BEF.003 ecotype Adirondacks linkage group LG12, ASM2129224v1, whole genome shotgun sequence genomic segment:
- the mad2l1 gene encoding mitotic spindle assembly checkpoint protein MAD2A, translating into MTSTLKGITLKGSAELVAEFFSFGINSILYQRGIYPPETFTRVTHYDMSLQLTTDPKLKNYLTNVVSQLKEWLFECTVQKLVLVITCLETNEVLERWQFDIECDKSAKESSAPREKSIKTIQDEIRSVIRQITATVTFLPLLETPCAFDLLVYTDKDLVVPEKWEESGPQIIDQSEEVRLRSFTTSIHKVNSMVAYKRTDSV; encoded by the exons ATGACGAGCACATTGAAAGGAATTACTCTCAAAGGAAGCGCGGAGCTAGTGGCCGAGTTCTTCT CGTTTGGCATCAACAGCATCCTGTACCAGCGGGGCATCTATCCTCCAGAGACATTCACCAGAGTCACCCACTATGACATGAGCCTTCAACTTACCACTGATCCCAAACTGAAGAACTACCTGACGAACGTGGTGTCTCAGCTCAAAG AGTGGCTGTTTGAGTGCACCGTGCAGAAGCTAGTGTTGGTGATCACATGTTTGGAAACCAATGAGGTGCTGGAGAGATGGCAGTTTGACATCGAGTGTGACAAGTCAGCCAAGGAGAGCAG TGCTCCCCGAGAGAAGTCCATTAAGACCATTCAGGATGAGATCCGCTCTGTTATCAGACAGATCACAGCCACAGTGACTTTCCTGCCGCTGCTGGAGACGCCTT GTGCATTTGACCTCCTGGTCTACACAGACAAAGACCTGGTGGTTCCTGAAAAGTGGGAAGAGTCTGGGCCTCAGATCATCGACCAATCAGAGGAGGTGCGTTTACGCTCCTTCACCACCTCCATCCACAAGGTGAACAGCATGGTGGCGTACAAGAGGACTGATTCAGTTTAA